In Prosthecobacter dejongeii, the DNA window CGATGTGCAGGCGAAAGATCTCCGTCGCCCTGACTGCTAGTGGGCTGTCCACATACACCGGCACTGGGGGGAAACAGTTCTCCGCACGCAATTTATCCAGCGTGTAGAGCAGTTGCTGCGTTCTTTCCACGGCAAAAGCCGGGATAATCATGTGCGAGCCTCTTCGGTGAATCTCACGGATCAGATGGCAGATGTGCTCAGAGGTCTTGGCTGCCATTTCATGATGCCGCCCGCCATACGTGCTTTCCATGATGAGGTAGTCCACATCCGCACACGGCATGGCCCCGTTGAGGAGATCGTTGCCAGGGCGCCCCACATCTCCACTGAACAGGAGACGACACTTCTTTTTCGTTAAATGATCTTCGAGATCCAGCACCACCTGTGCACTACCCAGGATATGTCCTGCATCTATGAAGGTCATCGTCACCCCATCCGCAATGTGCATCGCACGCCCATAGCCGATGGTCACAAATTGCCGCAGACATTCCTCCGCATCCAGCTTCGTGTAGTTGGGCACTAGTAATGGCAGATCATCGCGCTTGCGGTGCTTATTCAGCCACGCGATGTCACTCTCATGAATGTGCGCCGCATCCGGCAGCATGATGCTGCAGAGGTCTCGCGTCGCAGGTGTGGAATAAATGTTCCCTGTAAACCCCTTCTTATAAAGATGCGGCAGATTTCCAGCGTGATCAATGTGCGCATGTGACAGCACCACACAGTCCACTTTGGCCGGATCAAAAGGGAAATCCGCATTCCTTTCCATCGCTTCTTTCCGCCGCCCCTGATACAGCCCGCAATCCAGGAGAATCCTGGCTCCATTGATCTCGATCAGATGCTTGGATCCCGTTGTCGTTCCCGCCGCCCCACAGAAAGTGATTTTCATAGTTGGTTTTGACTATCCCAGCGGAGACTTCGATCAGTAGCAAGAAGGAAAGCACACCCCATGCTACGTATCCTCTTGTCAGCATTGTCACACGCTTCCATCTTTTTGTGTCTCCCCCCCGCTCATGCGTTTCATCCCCCTGCTCCTCGCCCTTCCCTGCGCCCTCCTGGCAGATTTCCCCAAGGTTTACAACAGTGACCCTGGTGATGCCCAGCCCCCCACCCCGCAGCAGGCCTTAGCGAAACTGAAACTACCCGTAGGTTTTCAAGCCACCCTCTTTGCCGCAGAACCCGATGTGCAAAACCCTGTCGCCATGGCCTGGGATAGCAAAGGCCGCATGTGGGTGGCTGAAAACTACACCTATGCCGAGCGAAGCAAGCGCTTCGATCTGGCCCTGCGTGACCGCGTGATCATCCTGGAGGATAAGGACAACGACGGTGTGGCCGAGACGCGCAAGGTCTTCACCGACGACGTTCAAATGCTGACCAGCGTGGAAGTGGGCCACGGTGGCACCTGGCTCATGTGTCCGCCTCAGGTCCTCTTCATCCCCGATGCCAATGGCGATGACATCCCGGATGGCCCCCCACAGGTGATGCTGGACGGTTTCACCGTCGCCAAAGACAACTATCACAACTTCGCCAATGGTCTGCGTTGGGGGCCCGATGGCTGGCTTTATGGCCGCTGCGGTCACTCCTGCCCAGCCAGCCTCGGCGTCCCTGGCACCCCAGAGGCTGAGCGCATCCCCATGAAGGGCGGCATCTGGCGTTTCCACCCTCAGCGGAAAACCGTCGAAGTCCTCACCCATGGCACCACCAATCCGTGGGGCCATGACTGGGACAAAAATGGCGAAATGTTTTTCATCAATACCGTCACCGGTCACCTCTGGCATCTCATGCCTGGCGCACACCTGCATGACACCTCCCCATCCCTGAATCCAGGGGTCTATCAGCGGCTTGATACCATCGCTGACCACTACCACTTTGACACCTCAGGCTCTTGGCAGGAAAGCCGAGACGGCAAAGCCAACGACCTAGGCGGCGGCCATGCCCACATCGGCATGATGATCTATCAGGCTGACCAATGGCCTAACGAGTACCGTGACAAACTCTTCACCCTCAACATGCATGGCCGCCGCGCCAATGTGGAGCGATTAGAAAGACTCGGCTCCGGATACGTCGGCAAGCATGAGCCCGATGTCTTCCTGACCGAAGACGAATGGTTCCGAGGCATCGAAATCAGCACGGGCCCCGATGGCAGCGGCTACTTGCTTGATTGGAGTGACACAGGCGAATGCCACGACTCCACCGGCGTCCACCGCACCAGCGGTCGCATCTTCAAAATCAGCTATGAAAAACCCAGCGCCCGCCAGCCAGCTCTTTACCCCCGCTGTCTCATCGGCGAGGGCAAACTGCAAACCATTTGGAAACAATATCAAGCAGGTCAAACCACCCCCGCGATGCTGCTATCTCACCTGAAAGACGGAAACGAATACGTTCGCGCCTGGGCTATCCGTTTGCTGACTGATCACTGGCCACTCGACACGCTCAAGAGCCAACGTCCTACAGGAGCTGACGCCGCCACAGCCTTTGATGAATCCATCTACACATCATTGGTTCACCTAGCCAAGACAGAGCCATCAAGCGCCGTTCGTTTGACTCTCGCCAGCACTCTTCAACGTCTGCCGCTTCAACATCGTGCTCTCCTGGCCAGTGCACTGGTGAAGCACAAAGAAGACGCTCAGGATAAATTCCTCCCCTCCCTCGTCTGGTACGGCCTCATTCCCTTGGGCAATAGTGATCCGCAAGCACTCGTCACTGTGGCCAAAGACAGTCAGTGGCCTGACACGACTCGCTGGATCACCCGGAATCTCGCGAGCCGATTGGAAAAAAATGCCACTCCTCTCAATGCCCTCTTAAAGAATACCTCGAAGCAACCCGATGCGCACCGGATCGCTATTCTGCAGGGCATGAGTGAAGCGTTCCAAGGCTGGCGCAAAGCCCCCAAACCTGAGGCTTGGGATAGCTTTATTTCTCAGCCACCGCAGGGCTCCGAAAAAGCCATTCGCGAACTCTCCACCCTGTTTGGAGATGGTCGTGCCTTGGATGAAGTCAAAGCCCTTGCACTGGATGATCAGGCTCCGCTTGAAAACCGCCTCGAAGCCCTCAAAACACTCCTTGATGCACGGCCTGCGGATCTCCGCGCCCTCTGTGAAAAACTGCTGGATGTGCGCGGACTGAACGGGTTAGCCGCAAAGGGCCTGGCTCAGTTTGACGACCCGGCCATTGGACAAAAACTGGCTTCCAATTACCGCAAATTCAGCCAAGAAGATCGCCCAGGCATTATCGCGGCTCTGGTATCGCGCCCGTCTTTTGCGAAGGTGCTTCTCGATCAAGTCGGGGCAGGGAAAATCCCCCGCAGCGAGCTCTCCGCGTTTCACGCACGCCAGATTCGGGGTCTCAATGATAAAAGTCTAACCAAAAAGCTCACTGAAGTCTGGGGAGAATTGCGTGACTCCGCAGGAGATAAAACCAAACTCATCGAAGACCTCAAGGCCAAGCTAAGTCCAGACGTCCTCGCCAAGGCTGATCTCAGCAAAGGCCGCGCCATGTACCAGATCTGTGCCGCCTGCCACGTCATGTATGGCGAAGGTGGCAAAGTAGGTCCTGATCTCACAGGATCCGGCCGGGCCAATCTTGATTACCTCCTCGAAAACATCGTGGACCCCAGCGGGGTCGTCAGTGCCGACTACCGCATGAGCATGCTCACCCTCAAAGACGGCCGTGTCCTCAGCGGAGTCATCGCCCGCCAGAACGACCGCACCCTCACCCTCCGACTGATGACGGAAGAAACCACTGTCGAGAAAAGTGAGATTACCAAACAGGATACCTCCCCCGTCTCCATGATGCCCGAAGGCCTCCTCATGGCCTTCCAGCCTGATCAAATCCGCGATCTCATCGCCTACCTCATGCACCCCTCCCAGGTCCCCCTACCCAAGTAATTCCTAACGGAAAATAATTGCGTAGAACAAAGGACAGCAGCCAAGCGAAGCTAAAGTAGTCACGAGCTTTAGCTCGTCTGGAATCCGCATTTCATTAGACACGTTATTTGGAAAACCACATCACCGCCGTTGGCGGAGCCAAGGTGCGCAAAAGCTTCACGGTCAAACTCAACGCGCAAATCACTCACCAGGACGGATTCAATCTAATAATTCACCGCACTCACAGCATCCAGATCAAAACCGGAACTGCCATTGCCGTTGAGTGAATTGTTTTCTGCGGTATGGCGAACCACCTTTCCTCCTGCATCCCGCATGGCCGCATCGCCCGTGGCTGTGAGTCGAATGAAGCGAAACCATTGCAGATCTGGCCGCCCCAAAGCACTCACATCGAAACTATCGCCACCGCTGCGCGTTGGATTGGAGGGGTCATCCCCAGTCGTAGCATTCACGCCGGCAAATCCTTGAGCGTAGTACGATGGAAGAGTCACATCCGCCGTTCCATCAGCAGCCACATTCACCCGGAAAGGAAAACGCTGCCATTGTCCCTCAAACAAAGCCACCTCAACCGTGGCTGGCTCCATGAAACGCTGATTGGGATCCTTGTTTTTAAAGAAGACATTTTCAAACACCGTGAAATCCATCCCGGCAGAAGACTCGATGATGTTATCCGTAAACTCCAAAATGATACTGCCACCGCCAGCCGAACTGGCATGGAGAGATAATAACTGGTTAGGCAAGTAAGCAGGTGAAAAAGTGCTAGCCCCTTCAGGCGGCCCAGTCACATTATTTGGTAGGCTACCGGAGCCAAAACCACCCGCAGAGAGTGGCGAAAACTGCTCCACTCGATCTGCAAAGGGATC includes these proteins:
- a CDS encoding MBL fold metallo-hydrolase RNA specificity domain-containing protein; the encoded protein is MKITFCGAAGTTTGSKHLIEINGARILLDCGLYQGRRKEAMERNADFPFDPAKVDCVVLSHAHIDHAGNLPHLYKKGFTGNIYSTPATRDLCSIMLPDAAHIHESDIAWLNKHRKRDDLPLLVPNYTKLDAEECLRQFVTIGYGRAMHIADGVTMTFIDAGHILGSAQVVLDLEDHLTKKKCRLLFSGDVGRPGNDLLNGAMPCADVDYLIMESTYGGRHHEMAAKTSEHICHLIREIHRRGSHMIIPAFAVERTQQLLYTLDKLRAENCFPPVPVYVDSPLAVRATEIFRLHIEDLKPEVRDAVFMRDDPFGFEGLRLVRSVDESKSLNLLKGPAVIISASGMAESGRILHHLRNNVGGAQNILLFVGYCAENTLGWKLRSGHQKVNILGDEFTVRAEIETLDSFSGHADHEELLEYFDRISGPKRRVFLVHGERERSEVLREALATRHPGGSVEVANFMQTVEL
- a CDS encoding PVC-type heme-binding CxxCH protein is translated as MRFIPLLLALPCALLADFPKVYNSDPGDAQPPTPQQALAKLKLPVGFQATLFAAEPDVQNPVAMAWDSKGRMWVAENYTYAERSKRFDLALRDRVIILEDKDNDGVAETRKVFTDDVQMLTSVEVGHGGTWLMCPPQVLFIPDANGDDIPDGPPQVMLDGFTVAKDNYHNFANGLRWGPDGWLYGRCGHSCPASLGVPGTPEAERIPMKGGIWRFHPQRKTVEVLTHGTTNPWGHDWDKNGEMFFINTVTGHLWHLMPGAHLHDTSPSLNPGVYQRLDTIADHYHFDTSGSWQESRDGKANDLGGGHAHIGMMIYQADQWPNEYRDKLFTLNMHGRRANVERLERLGSGYVGKHEPDVFLTEDEWFRGIEISTGPDGSGYLLDWSDTGECHDSTGVHRTSGRIFKISYEKPSARQPALYPRCLIGEGKLQTIWKQYQAGQTTPAMLLSHLKDGNEYVRAWAIRLLTDHWPLDTLKSQRPTGADAATAFDESIYTSLVHLAKTEPSSAVRLTLASTLQRLPLQHRALLASALVKHKEDAQDKFLPSLVWYGLIPLGNSDPQALVTVAKDSQWPDTTRWITRNLASRLEKNATPLNALLKNTSKQPDAHRIAILQGMSEAFQGWRKAPKPEAWDSFISQPPQGSEKAIRELSTLFGDGRALDEVKALALDDQAPLENRLEALKTLLDARPADLRALCEKLLDVRGLNGLAAKGLAQFDDPAIGQKLASNYRKFSQEDRPGIIAALVSRPSFAKVLLDQVGAGKIPRSELSAFHARQIRGLNDKSLTKKLTEVWGELRDSAGDKTKLIEDLKAKLSPDVLAKADLSKGRAMYQICAACHVMYGEGGKVGPDLTGSGRANLDYLLENIVDPSGVVSADYRMSMLTLKDGRVLSGVIARQNDRTLTLRLMTEETTVEKSEITKQDTSPVSMMPEGLLMAFQPDQIRDLIAYLMHPSQVPLPK